From a region of the Sporosarcina ureilytica genome:
- a CDS encoding carboxymuconolactone decarboxylase family protein, producing MSKDVLVASKEALYQKSYFNRLGELSALAPDAFKAFVQFDKAALAEGKLSVKLKELIAIAVAHTTGCPYCIDVHVNAGKAEGVTKEELSEAILVATALKAGSALAHGVNALNAYDEIEDEELYKASYFNRLKEFSALNGDAFKAFVDFDGQSLKGSILTVREKELIAVAVAHTTGCAYCIDIHTKAAKKAGVTKEELAESIFVATALKAGSALAHSVNALNAYDS from the coding sequence ATGAGTAAAGATGTATTAGTAGCGAGTAAAGAGGCATTGTATCAAAAATCATATTTTAACCGTCTTGGAGAATTAAGTGCATTGGCGCCAGATGCTTTTAAAGCATTTGTACAGTTTGACAAGGCTGCTTTAGCTGAAGGGAAATTATCGGTAAAGCTGAAAGAATTAATCGCGATTGCTGTAGCACATACAACGGGCTGCCCGTACTGCATTGATGTCCATGTGAATGCAGGAAAAGCAGAAGGCGTAACAAAAGAAGAATTATCTGAAGCAATCCTAGTGGCAACTGCATTAAAAGCAGGATCTGCACTAGCACACGGTGTGAACGCGCTTAATGCATACGATGAAATTGAAGATGAGGAATTATATAAAGCATCTTACTTTAATAGATTAAAAGAATTTTCAGCGCTCAATGGGGATGCATTTAAAGCATTTGTTGATTTTGATGGGCAGTCATTGAAAGGAAGTATTTTAACTGTAAGAGAGAAAGAACTAATCGCGGTTGCGGTTGCACATACAACGGGATGCGCGTATTGTATCGACATTCATACAAAGGCTGCAAAGAAGGCGGGCGTTACGAAAGAAGAACTGGCAGAGTCAATTTTTGTCGCAACTGCATTAAAAGCAGGTTCGGCTTTGGCGCATAGTGTGAATGCGTTGAATGCGTATGATTCGTAA
- a CDS encoding ABC transporter ATP-binding protein, which yields MLKVKQASRTFNDGLAGFKNISFSIQEGETVGILGTSGCGKSTLLRVLSGLDQDFEGDIELAGIGEQPIGMIFQEPRLMPWLTVKENILFGAKDAKKVDVQEYLNLVGLSDFGDHYPKDLSGGMAQRTAIARALIGQPDVLLLDEPFSALDAFTKMQLQDLLLKIQKKRSTTMIIVTHDIDEALYLCDRIFILGGQPGTLQAQMSIETTKPRDRGDSFLASKKAEILDVLHIDKEVD from the coding sequence ATGTTAAAAGTAAAACAGGCATCAAGAACATTCAATGACGGACTTGCAGGGTTTAAAAACATATCATTTTCCATTCAGGAAGGCGAAACGGTTGGGATTTTAGGAACGAGCGGGTGTGGGAAAAGTACGCTATTGCGCGTTTTATCGGGATTGGATCAGGATTTTGAAGGGGATATCGAACTAGCAGGGATAGGCGAGCAGCCAATCGGAATGATTTTTCAAGAACCAAGATTAATGCCGTGGCTCACAGTCAAAGAAAATATTCTATTCGGCGCGAAGGACGCGAAGAAAGTAGATGTTCAAGAGTATTTGAATCTTGTCGGCTTATCTGATTTTGGAGATCATTATCCAAAAGACTTGTCAGGCGGGATGGCACAGCGGACTGCAATTGCGCGTGCACTCATAGGTCAGCCGGATGTCTTACTTCTTGATGAACCATTTAGTGCACTGGACGCTTTCACCAAAATGCAGCTGCAAGATTTATTGTTAAAAATTCAAAAGAAACGTTCAACAACGATGATTATAGTCACGCATGATATTGATGAAGCACTTTACTTATGTGATCGGATTTTCATCCTCGGCGGACAGCCGGGAACCTTACAAGCACAAATGTCTATCGAGACTACAAAGCCGAGAGATAGAGGAGATTCATTTTTGGCATCAAAAAAGGCGGAAATTTTGGACGTTTTACATATCGATAAGGAGGTCGACTAA
- a CDS encoding aliphatic sulfonate ABC transporter substrate-binding protein — translation MAKSNGSPIESVYIFSKPEWTALVTTGDSNIASVEDLKGKKVAATLGTDPYIFLLRSLEEVGLSSKDLEIVNLQHSDGANALLTNQVDAWAGLDPHMAKVEIDSGAALFLRDHDKNTYGTLNVRSEFAEQHPEVVEKVIEVYEKARKWVVENPEDAAEILAKEADMALEVAQKSLERNDFSDPIPGAKQIEALNAAGEVLQAENVIKENIDVEKIVSELIIERYSKKAIK, via the coding sequence ATTGCGAAGTCAAATGGTTCTCCCATTGAGTCTGTTTATATTTTTTCAAAACCTGAATGGACAGCGCTTGTGACAACGGGCGATTCAAACATCGCATCAGTAGAAGATTTAAAAGGAAAGAAAGTAGCCGCAACATTAGGCACCGACCCATATATTTTCCTGCTCCGTTCATTAGAAGAAGTAGGGTTGTCATCCAAGGACTTGGAAATTGTGAATTTACAGCACTCTGACGGAGCGAATGCACTTTTAACGAATCAAGTCGATGCGTGGGCCGGGTTGGATCCGCATATGGCAAAAGTTGAAATTGATTCCGGCGCAGCATTATTTTTACGCGACCATGATAAAAACACATATGGAACGTTGAATGTACGATCAGAATTTGCAGAACAACATCCAGAGGTTGTAGAAAAAGTAATTGAAGTATATGAAAAGGCAAGAAAGTGGGTTGTAGAAAATCCAGAGGATGCGGCTGAAATCCTGGCGAAAGAGGCGGATATGGCACTCGAAGTTGCGCAAAAGAGTTTAGAGCGAAACGACTTTTCGGACCCGATCCCAGGCGCGAAGCAAATTGAAGCACTGAACGCAGCTGGTGAAGTATTGCAGGCTGAAAATGTCATTAAAGAAAATATTGATGTTGAAAAAATTGTTAGTGAATTAATTATTGAACGGTATTCAAAAAAGGCAATCAAATGA